The proteins below are encoded in one region of Betaproteobacteria bacterium:
- the scpB gene encoding SMC-Scp complex subunit ScpB produces the protein MDPSLVKKVLEAALLAAREPMSPADMKKMFDEELSSDTLRKLLDQLREEWSERPVELIQLASGWRFRTRAEYLPYIERLNPERPPKYSRAVLETLAIIAYRQPVTRGDIEEIRGVAVNTNVVKTLEERGWIDVVGHRETPGRPALFATTKQFLDDLGLRSVSELPPLEQISQTLELNYEN, from the coding sequence GTGGATCCGAGCCTAGTCAAGAAAGTGCTTGAAGCAGCGTTGCTCGCCGCGCGCGAGCCGATGTCTCCTGCCGACATGAAAAAGATGTTCGACGAGGAACTGTCGAGCGATACCCTGCGCAAGCTGCTCGACCAGTTGCGTGAGGAATGGTCGGAACGTCCTGTTGAGCTGATCCAGCTAGCTTCTGGCTGGCGTTTTCGCACGCGGGCCGAATATCTGCCCTACATTGAACGCCTGAATCCGGAACGGCCGCCGAAATATTCGCGTGCCGTACTTGAAACGCTGGCGATTATTGCCTATCGCCAGCCGGTAACACGGGGTGATATTGAAGAAATCCGTGGCGTCGCGGTCAACACCAACGTCGTCAAAACGCTTGAAGAAAGGGGTTGGATCGATGTCGTTGGCCATCGTGAAACGCCCGGTCGCCCTGCGTTGTTCGCCACTACTAAACAGTTTCTTGACGATCTCGGACTTAGAAGCGTCAGCGAACTTCCGCCGCTTGAACAAATCAGCCAGACATTGGAGCTGAACTATGAAAACTAA